From the genome of Sphingobacterium kitahiroshimense, one region includes:
- the xseB gene encoding exodeoxyribonuclease VII small subunit: MENKYTYTDAFEELEKIVQEIETGNTNIDALSEKIKRASILIQICRAQLTSTEEEVNLLLKNLTPIENEEE, from the coding sequence ATGGAAAATAAATATACATATACCGACGCATTTGAAGAATTAGAAAAAATCGTCCAGGAAATTGAAACAGGTAATACAAATATTGATGCGCTTTCCGAAAAAATTAAAAGAGCATCAATATTGATTCAAATTTGTAGAGCACAGTTAACATCCACTGAAGAAGAGGTCAATCTTTTATTAAAGAACCTGACCCCTATCGAAAATGAAGAAGAATAA
- a CDS encoding DUF1294 domain-containing protein: MQQTIIFYLVFVNLLTFLLFYLDKRKAVNKVDRISEKTLLSFCAIGGSLGGFLGMQLFRHKTKKRSFLLPFFIIVILQVGGVYGYANYHYVI, translated from the coding sequence ATGCAGCAGACTATTATTTTCTATCTTGTATTCGTTAATCTTCTTACTTTTTTACTTTTTTATCTTGATAAACGAAAAGCGGTAAATAAAGTCGATAGAATCTCGGAGAAAACACTGCTAAGCTTTTGTGCCATTGGGGGTAGTTTAGGAGGGTTTCTTGGCATGCAGCTATTTCGCCATAAAACTAAAAAGAGAAGCTTTCTGCTTCCCTTTTTTATTATTGTTATTCTACAGGTAGGGGGTGTCTATGGATATGCAAACTACCATTATGTGATCTAG
- a CDS encoding MFS transporter — MIQNKKYYPWIVVGLLWVVALLNYMDRQILSTMRPTMQVDITELQSATVFGQLMAIFLWIYGLMSPVSGILADRLNRKWLIVGSLFVWSLVTSLMGYATTYPELMILRGIMGVSEAIYIPAGLSLISDFHSDKSRSLAIGIHMTGLYTGQALGGFGATLASSYSWHSTFKIFGLIGVLYAIVLMFFLAEAPVRTKKSEQTEKPINSFKAIGMLLSNISFWVILFYFAIPSLPGWATKNWLPTLFSENLNISMSQAGPLSTITIAISSFLGVIFGGILSDRWIQKNVKGRIYTSAIGLLLTIPAMFLIGYGQHIYHVVGAGLMFGFGFGMFDANNMPILCQFVPSKFRATAYGIMNMLGVMAGAFITKVLGASADEGKLGKDFALLAVIVFVVVIIQLVVLKPKSNASLD, encoded by the coding sequence ATGATACAAAATAAAAAATATTATCCTTGGATTGTTGTTGGCCTACTTTGGGTGGTCGCATTACTCAATTACATGGACAGGCAGATTCTATCGACCATGCGTCCGACGATGCAGGTCGATATCACTGAATTACAGTCAGCAACTGTCTTTGGACAATTAATGGCCATTTTCTTATGGATCTATGGACTGATGAGCCCTGTTTCAGGGATACTGGCCGATAGACTTAATCGCAAATGGCTTATCGTAGGCTCTTTATTTGTTTGGTCATTAGTCACCTCATTAATGGGATATGCTACAACCTATCCGGAATTAATGATACTTCGCGGTATTATGGGCGTTTCCGAAGCCATCTATATTCCAGCAGGACTATCACTCATCTCGGATTTTCATTCTGATAAATCGCGTTCATTAGCAATTGGTATTCACATGACTGGTTTATATACAGGCCAGGCATTAGGCGGATTCGGGGCAACATTAGCAAGTTCTTATTCTTGGCACAGTACATTCAAAATATTTGGTTTAATAGGAGTATTATATGCTATTGTCCTCATGTTCTTTCTAGCAGAAGCTCCGGTAAGAACGAAAAAATCAGAACAAACAGAAAAACCCATCAATAGTTTCAAAGCTATAGGTATGCTCCTGAGCAATATATCGTTTTGGGTCATCTTGTTTTATTTTGCGATACCAAGCTTACCAGGCTGGGCGACAAAAAACTGGTTACCGACTTTATTTTCAGAGAACCTCAATATATCGATGTCGCAAGCGGGTCCATTATCAACAATCACAATCGCGATATCCTCTTTCTTAGGGGTTATTTTTGGAGGTATATTATCTGACCGTTGGATACAAAAGAATGTAAAGGGCCGTATTTATACATCTGCAATTGGTTTATTGTTAACAATTCCGGCTATGTTCTTAATCGGATATGGGCAACATATCTACCATGTTGTAGGCGCAGGATTAATGTTCGGTTTTGGCTTCGGCATGTTCGACGCTAATAATATGCCTATTCTTTGCCAATTTGTTCCGAGTAAATTCCGTGCAACAGCATATGGGATCATGAATATGCTTGGTGTTATGGCCGGTGCATTTATTACTAAAGTATTGGGGGCGTCAGCTGATGAAGGTAAACTAGGAAAAGATTTTGCTCTTTTGGCTGTCATTGTATTTGTCGTTGTCATCATTCAACTTGTTGTATTAAAGCCAAAATCAAATGCTTCGCTGGACTAA
- the xseA gene encoding exodeoxyribonuclease VII large subunit: MPEVVENRTIFSLLEVTRSIQKTIAERYKSLYWIKAEMNKLNHYSHSGHCYPELVEKTEGKIVAEIRSILWKADYQRINTQFLKIAQEPLREGITMLFQASISYDPMYGLSLRIVDIDPTFTLGELEKERINSINKLKEDGIFDLNRNLPFPTLPKRLAIISVETSKGLSDFYKIINQNPWGYKIEQTLYPALLQGDKSVPSIIKQLSVIAERSDAYDAVAIIRGGGGEVGLSSYNNYLLAKAIAIFPLPVLTGIGHSTNLTVSEMVAYKNAITPSELADFLIQKFHNFAIPLDQLTTRILQNTTTIFKGENEKLKSLASDIKWSSQRSIQQSKVDLNSFEKDLKINIAYIFRQKFTTLDHLEKMIQLADPVRLLKKGYSITQVNGELLVSVDQIKNNDILTTQVWDGEIISVTQKINKNGK; encoded by the coding sequence ATGCCGGAGGTAGTAGAAAATAGAACCATTTTTTCATTGTTAGAAGTAACGCGTAGCATCCAAAAAACTATTGCTGAGCGTTATAAGAGTTTGTATTGGATCAAAGCAGAAATGAATAAACTCAATCATTACTCTCATTCTGGACACTGCTACCCGGAGCTTGTCGAAAAGACTGAAGGAAAGATTGTGGCCGAGATCCGATCCATTTTATGGAAAGCAGATTACCAAAGAATCAACACGCAGTTTCTCAAAATTGCGCAGGAACCTTTGCGAGAAGGAATTACCATGTTATTTCAAGCTAGTATTTCTTATGATCCGATGTATGGTTTAAGTTTACGAATTGTCGATATCGATCCCACTTTCACTTTAGGAGAACTAGAAAAAGAAAGAATAAATAGTATCAATAAACTAAAAGAAGATGGGATTTTTGATTTAAATAGAAATCTACCTTTTCCCACTTTACCCAAGCGGCTAGCAATTATTTCTGTCGAAACTAGTAAGGGTTTATCCGATTTCTATAAAATTATCAATCAAAACCCTTGGGGATATAAAATAGAACAAACCCTTTATCCCGCCTTATTACAGGGGGACAAGTCCGTTCCGTCAATCATCAAACAATTATCAGTCATTGCAGAGCGCTCCGATGCTTACGATGCGGTTGCCATTATTCGTGGTGGCGGAGGGGAAGTTGGCCTTTCCAGCTACAATAACTATCTATTGGCTAAAGCGATTGCAATCTTTCCACTTCCCGTTTTAACTGGCATCGGTCATTCTACCAATCTAACTGTGAGCGAGATGGTTGCTTATAAAAACGCCATCACACCAAGTGAATTAGCTGATTTTCTAATTCAAAAATTTCATAATTTCGCCATTCCTTTAGATCAACTGACAACGCGGATACTGCAAAACACCACAACGATTTTTAAAGGTGAAAATGAAAAATTAAAATCGCTTGCATCAGATATTAAATGGTCTTCACAGCGATCAATTCAGCAATCGAAAGTCGATTTAAACTCATTTGAAAAGGATTTAAAAATAAATATTGCCTACATCTTCCGTCAAAAATTTACCACCCTGGATCATCTTGAAAAAATGATCCAATTGGCAGATCCAGTCAGACTTCTAAAAAAAGGATATTCCATTACACAGGTGAATGGAGAACTTCTTGTATCAGTCGATCAGATTAAAAATAACGATATATTGACAACGCAAGTTTGGGATGGTGAGATTATCAGTGTAACTCAAAAAATTAACAAAAATGGAAAATAA
- a CDS encoding FadR/GntR family transcriptional regulator, whose translation MLEKFESIDTSSLVDKVENHIIDLIRARNIQIGESLPKELELSESFGVSRTVIREALLRLRMMGLIESRKNKGAVLTNPNLLTPLKKVFHPAMLDDDTLKDIFEMRLALEVGMAELIFDRVTAADIAELEEIVEMEMGNSDGRSFLIQEEVAFHGKLYKISGNKMLMEFQELLLPIFQYVHDGGLLNQQFFSNDFISHKQLIVLLKEGDVSSFRDGMRKHLDNHYHRLLKH comes from the coding sequence ATGTTAGAGAAATTTGAGAGCATTGATACTTCAAGTTTAGTAGACAAAGTAGAAAATCATATTATTGATTTAATTAGAGCTCGTAATATTCAGATTGGAGAGTCATTGCCAAAGGAATTGGAGCTTTCTGAAAGTTTTGGTGTATCTAGAACTGTTATTAGAGAGGCTCTTTTACGGTTACGTATGATGGGGTTAATTGAGTCACGAAAAAATAAGGGAGCAGTTTTGACGAATCCTAACTTATTGACTCCTTTAAAAAAAGTTTTTCATCCGGCTATGCTGGATGATGATACGTTGAAAGATATTTTTGAAATGCGGCTCGCTTTGGAGGTCGGAATGGCGGAATTAATTTTTGACAGAGTAACGGCAGCTGATATTGCTGAGCTGGAAGAAATTGTTGAAATGGAGATGGGCAATAGTGACGGACGATCATTCCTTATACAGGAAGAAGTCGCTTTTCATGGAAAGCTGTATAAGATTTCAGGCAATAAGATGCTCATGGAATTCCAGGAGTTGTTACTGCCAATTTTTCAATATGTGCACGATGGTGGTTTATTGAATCAACAATTTTTTTCCAATGATTTTATTTCGCATAAGCAATTGATTGTATTGCTGAAAGAAGGAGATGTTTCCTCCTTTAGAGATGGGATGCGAAAACATCTCGATAATCATTATCATCGCTTATTGAAACACTAG
- a CDS encoding serine hydrolase domain-containing protein, whose amino-acid sequence MMISRIKLLIAGIFAVGFLQMNLVNAQYKSTIKNETVLFNNIDAVLPLGKLDKYTITVCTQDSSLFRDFNDQISRYAAVTYAGLGNFDEQVKYSNLVIAAVKAEALTFPFIEQLVQAKMNNKKIILAVFGKGDVLSLLNNVKVPILWNDHFSRETQNNAAMTIFGGLSAFNKLQKTYSSSFMKGMGEATSQTRIQYGVHANDEINIDRLSKKIDEIATEAIAEKATPGAVVMVIKNGQVIFEKGYGYHTYSKKEPTTIHNIFDLASVSKIAGTTPVIMRLTEQGIVDLDKPIGDYLWQAKATNKKDIRLKSVMLHEAGFTPFIPFYRNLKPGDLQSYDSPTHHVKVADSCYLVNNYYRDVMWPEMLHSEVKPVGNYVYSDISMYVMKEVAEHQTAIPMQKYVQDNFYRPLGMKTAGYNPRDRFAKQDIIPTEQDTSFRKVLLEGYVHDQGAAMAGGVAGHAGLFATANDLAIYGQLLLNRGEYGGERYFETKTVDLFTSKQSLTSRRGLGFDRWDPNLKNEYPSKLSNATVYGHTGYTGTCIWIDPANQLVYIFLSNRVHPQVSTKLFNLNIRSRIQDAIYEAIAAGKK is encoded by the coding sequence ATGATGATAAGTAGAATAAAACTTCTAATTGCAGGGATTTTTGCAGTAGGATTTCTCCAAATGAATCTTGTAAATGCGCAATATAAATCGACTATTAAAAATGAAACCGTTCTTTTTAATAATATCGATGCTGTACTTCCTTTAGGTAAATTGGACAAGTATACGATTACTGTTTGTACACAGGATTCTAGCTTATTCCGTGATTTTAATGATCAGATATCCCGTTATGCTGCTGTAACTTATGCAGGTTTGGGGAATTTTGATGAACAAGTTAAATATAGTAACCTTGTTATAGCGGCTGTTAAAGCTGAAGCATTAACATTTCCATTTATAGAACAGCTTGTTCAAGCAAAAATGAATAATAAGAAGATTATTCTTGCTGTGTTTGGAAAGGGGGATGTATTGTCTTTGCTGAATAATGTGAAAGTCCCAATTTTGTGGAATGATCATTTTTCTCGCGAAACGCAGAATAATGCAGCTATGACAATTTTCGGGGGGCTATCTGCTTTTAATAAACTACAGAAAACTTATTCCAGCAGTTTTATGAAAGGTATGGGTGAAGCGACTAGTCAGACTCGTATCCAATATGGAGTGCACGCGAATGATGAGATCAACATCGATCGATTAAGTAAAAAAATTGATGAAATAGCAACGGAAGCAATCGCTGAAAAGGCAACACCTGGTGCTGTGGTCATGGTCATTAAGAATGGTCAGGTAATATTTGAAAAAGGCTACGGATATCATACTTATAGTAAAAAAGAACCAACAACTATTCATAATATCTTTGACTTGGCTTCAGTAAGTAAAATTGCAGGTACTACTCCTGTAATTATGCGTTTGACCGAACAGGGAATTGTTGACTTAGATAAGCCTATCGGGGACTACCTTTGGCAAGCTAAGGCTACAAATAAAAAGGATATCCGATTAAAGAGTGTGATGTTACATGAAGCCGGATTTACGCCTTTTATTCCTTTTTATAGAAATTTGAAACCTGGCGATTTACAATCTTATGATTCACCGACTCATCATGTAAAAGTGGCTGATAGCTGTTATCTGGTCAATAATTATTACCGGGATGTCATGTGGCCTGAGATGTTACATTCAGAGGTGAAACCTGTAGGAAATTATGTATATAGTGATATCAGTATGTACGTGATGAAAGAGGTTGCGGAGCATCAAACTGCTATACCGATGCAAAAGTATGTGCAGGATAATTTCTATCGCCCATTAGGTATGAAGACAGCTGGTTATAACCCAAGGGATCGTTTTGCAAAACAGGACATTATTCCGACGGAGCAGGATACTTCTTTTAGAAAAGTGCTTTTGGAGGGATATGTTCATGATCAAGGAGCGGCAATGGCCGGCGGAGTGGCGGGGCATGCTGGTCTATTTGCTACTGCAAATGATTTGGCAATTTACGGACAGCTGCTATTAAATAGAGGTGAATATGGCGGAGAACGTTATTTTGAGACAAAGACAGTGGATCTGTTCACATCAAAACAATCCTTAACAAGTCGGAGAGGTTTAGGTTTTGACCGTTGGGATCCGAATCTGAAAAATGAGTATCCGTCAAAACTTTCAAATGCAACTGTTTATGGACATACGGGCTATACAGGTACTTGTATTTGGATTGATCCTGCTAATCAGCTGGTTTATATATTTCTGTCAAATCGTGTTCACCCTCAGGTTTCGACTAAATTATTTAACCTCAATATCAGAAGCAGGATTCAAGACGCTATTTATGAAGCCATAGCAGCAGGTAAAAAATAG
- a CDS encoding RNA polymerase sigma factor produces the protein MNLEQEFIILLEKNQNIVHKICKIYTDQEDMHKDLFQEITIQLWHSYPKFRGEAKFSTWAYRIGLNTAISLFRNKKRTLPIIPWDQNLEKISYEEYDPEKDDQLKYLYEAIHHLNDIEKALIYLYLEDRDYTEIAETLGISEVNARVKMNRTKTKLKEILKKKGAL, from the coding sequence ATGAATTTGGAACAGGAGTTTATTATCCTTTTAGAAAAAAATCAAAATATCGTACATAAAATCTGTAAAATATATACGGATCAAGAGGATATGCATAAAGATCTTTTTCAAGAAATAACGATTCAGCTTTGGCATTCTTATCCTAAATTCCGAGGCGAGGCAAAATTTAGCACCTGGGCATATCGAATTGGGCTAAATACAGCGATATCCCTATTTAGAAACAAAAAAAGGACTTTACCAATTATTCCCTGGGACCAAAATTTAGAAAAAATATCATACGAGGAATACGATCCAGAAAAAGATGATCAGCTCAAATATTTATATGAAGCGATCCACCATTTGAATGATATTGAAAAAGCACTCATATACCTTTATCTGGAAGATAGGGATTACACAGAAATCGCTGAGACACTTGGCATCAGCGAAGTGAATGCTCGCGTTAAAATGAACAGAACAAAAACAAAATTGAAAGAGATTTTAAAAAAGAAAGGAGCTTTGTAA
- a CDS encoding dihydrodipicolinate synthase family protein: MNNHKLQGLIAAPFTPMLANGDLNLESIPAYYQLLKQNQVAGAFICGSTGEGVSLTFDERVAIMQAWAKATASDKEFKVITLVGGTNIRECCLLATKAEQIGLFGISFTSPFYFKPANVEQLAKCCEEIAAAAPKTAFYYYHIPVLTGGNFAMIDLLKAIDGKIPNFVGIKYTHEDFMDYLSCLNFANRKYDMLWGRDENMLSALVLGAKGAVGSTYNYAAPLYRALIDAFDQGDFEKANALQQQSIDMITLLGKYGGIAVGKSYMKLIGLDCGAFRLPVRNMTEKDFERFKADVASLNFSSFKSTL; encoded by the coding sequence ATGAATAATCACAAATTACAGGGCTTAATTGCGGCGCCTTTCACACCAATGCTGGCAAATGGTGATTTAAATCTTGAATCTATCCCTGCTTATTATCAGTTACTGAAACAAAATCAGGTAGCTGGTGCATTTATCTGTGGGTCAACGGGCGAAGGTGTTTCATTAACCTTTGATGAAAGGGTAGCTATTATGCAAGCTTGGGCAAAAGCAACTGCCAGTGATAAAGAGTTTAAAGTAATTACACTAGTAGGTGGAACAAATATTAGAGAATGTTGTTTACTTGCCACAAAAGCTGAACAGATCGGTTTGTTTGGCATTTCATTTACTTCACCTTTCTATTTTAAACCTGCCAATGTAGAACAGTTAGCGAAATGCTGTGAGGAAATTGCAGCAGCTGCACCTAAAACAGCATTCTATTATTATCATATTCCAGTATTAACAGGTGGAAATTTTGCAATGATCGATTTATTGAAAGCAATTGATGGTAAAATTCCCAATTTTGTAGGAATAAAATATACACATGAGGACTTTATGGATTATCTCTCATGTCTAAATTTTGCCAATCGCAAATATGATATGCTATGGGGCAGAGATGAAAACATGTTATCTGCACTAGTCCTTGGTGCCAAAGGAGCTGTGGGAAGCACCTATAATTATGCTGCTCCTCTTTATCGAGCATTAATTGATGCATTTGATCAGGGAGATTTTGAAAAAGCAAATGCTTTACAGCAACAGTCAATTGATATGATCACTTTATTAGGAAAGTATGGTGGTATTGCTGTCGGAAAATCTTACATGAAACTCATAGGTTTAGATTGTGGAGCGTTTAGATTACCTGTTCGCAATATGACAGAAAAAGATTTTGAAAGATTTAAAGCCGATGTTGCATCGCTAAATTTTTCAAGTTTCAAATCAACTTTATAA
- the radA gene encoding DNA repair protein RadA — MAKTKSAYFCQSCGFESAKWLGQCPSCKQWNSLVEEVVEKSGSKVPEWRSTSVTSSPKRANKAAVIHEIVYQDESRILTPDQEFNRVLGGGIVPGSLVLIGGEPGIGKSTLMLQLALSIPQVKTLYISGEESEQQIKMRAERLSQSSNANCYILTETSTQNIFKQIEVVQPNVIVIDSIQTLHSSQIESAPGSVSQVRECTAELLRFAKETSTPVLIVGHITKDGSIAGPKVLEHMVDTVLQFEGDRHHVYRILRAVKNRFGSASELGIYEMQGSGLREVSNPSEIMISQRDAPVSGVSIAAMLEGARPMMIEVQALVSNSAFGNPQRTSTGFDTKRLSMLLAVLEKRFGFRLSAQDVFLNIAGGLRVEDPAIDLAVIVAIISSQQDIAVKTNITFAGEVGLSGEIRAVNRIEQRIAEAEKLGFEGIFISKFNTKGLDPKKYNIAIRPVATLEDVFRALFG, encoded by the coding sequence ATGGCAAAGACAAAATCAGCATATTTCTGTCAAAGTTGTGGATTTGAATCCGCAAAATGGCTTGGGCAATGTCCTTCATGTAAGCAATGGAATTCTCTCGTAGAAGAAGTGGTAGAGAAATCAGGATCTAAAGTCCCTGAATGGCGCAGTACATCGGTAACATCGTCACCCAAGCGCGCAAATAAAGCGGCTGTTATTCATGAAATCGTCTATCAGGATGAATCACGTATCCTGACACCCGATCAGGAGTTTAACCGTGTCTTGGGGGGAGGGATTGTTCCAGGTTCTTTGGTTTTAATCGGTGGAGAACCGGGTATTGGGAAATCTACGCTCATGTTGCAACTGGCATTATCCATTCCGCAGGTAAAGACGCTGTATATTTCAGGAGAAGAGAGTGAGCAACAGATTAAAATGCGGGCGGAACGGTTGTCGCAATCATCTAATGCGAATTGTTATATCTTAACAGAAACGTCTACACAAAATATTTTTAAACAGATAGAAGTTGTGCAACCCAATGTAATCGTTATCGATTCCATTCAGACCTTGCATTCGTCGCAGATAGAATCTGCGCCGGGTTCTGTGTCTCAGGTTCGGGAATGTACAGCAGAGTTGTTGCGTTTTGCCAAAGAAACGAGTACTCCAGTTTTAATTGTTGGTCACATTACTAAAGATGGATCTATTGCTGGACCTAAAGTTTTAGAGCATATGGTCGATACTGTTTTACAGTTTGAGGGCGATCGGCATCACGTTTATCGTATCTTGAGAGCTGTGAAGAATCGGTTTGGTTCGGCCTCAGAGTTGGGTATCTATGAAATGCAGGGTTCAGGTCTGAGAGAGGTTTCCAATCCCTCTGAAATTATGATTTCGCAACGCGATGCTCCGGTTAGTGGGGTGTCTATCGCAGCAATGCTGGAGGGAGCACGTCCTATGATGATTGAGGTGCAGGCCTTGGTTAGTAATTCTGCTTTTGGAAATCCACAACGTACTTCCACTGGATTTGATACTAAAAGATTAAGTATGTTACTTGCTGTCTTGGAGAAACGTTTTGGTTTCAGATTGAGTGCGCAAGATGTCTTCTTAAATATTGCAGGTGGACTAAGAGTGGAAGATCCTGCTATAGATCTAGCAGTCATCGTCGCTATTATTTCGTCACAACAGGATATTGCTGTAAAAACAAACATCACTTTTGCTGGTGAGGTCGGGCTTTCTGGAGAAATTCGTGCTGTAAATCGAATTGAGCAGCGCATCGCTGAAGCTGAGAAATTAGGTTTTGAAGGAATCTTTATTTCTAAGTTTAATACAAAGGGGTTAGATCCTAAAAAGTATAATATCGCTATTCGTCCGGTTGCAACTCTTGAGGATGTATTCCGAGCTCTTTTTGGTTAA
- a CDS encoding dipeptidase — MKNYILPLAIVLSGIEIVKAQDYETIHRKMIVVDGHNDVIITSVLPGLDISQRLTVNHTDIPRLIEGGIDVQVFAVWSDDKKWKSGAFKHANDQIDALEKVLNRNPDKIELAKNSDDIERITKNEKVAALIGIEGGNMIEANIDYLEALYHRGARYMTLTWNYNLSWATAAAQEFKTTSQDGKGLSSLGKDVVRKMNKLGMMVDLSHVGEKTFYDVLDVATKPVLVSHSNAYKLTPHFRNLKDAQLEALKKNGGVVGVNFYSGFLDKNYEKRVKKLYKKQFGLQGDYTLSASDQYGILSVENKHIADVPLSLLLDHIDYLVQKIGIDHVAIGSDYDGIESAPRGLEDVSKLPNLTKALLKRGYDQSDLEKLMGLNFLRILKENEN; from the coding sequence ATGAAAAATTACATTTTACCATTGGCAATCGTGTTATCAGGGATTGAAATTGTGAAGGCACAGGATTATGAAACTATTCATCGAAAGATGATCGTTGTTGACGGCCATAATGATGTGATTATTACATCGGTCTTACCCGGTCTTGATATCAGTCAGCGGTTAACGGTAAACCATACTGATATTCCAAGATTGATTGAAGGTGGTATCGATGTACAGGTTTTTGCGGTATGGTCGGATGATAAAAAATGGAAATCGGGAGCATTTAAACATGCTAATGATCAAATTGATGCTCTTGAAAAAGTGCTGAACAGAAACCCCGATAAGATTGAGCTTGCTAAAAATAGTGATGACATTGAGCGTATTACAAAAAATGAAAAAGTAGCAGCGCTTATCGGTATAGAAGGCGGAAATATGATAGAGGCTAATATTGATTATTTAGAAGCTCTTTATCATCGAGGGGCCCGGTACATGACGCTCACTTGGAATTATAATTTATCTTGGGCTACTGCGGCCGCTCAAGAGTTCAAAACGACATCACAGGATGGTAAGGGTTTATCATCCTTAGGTAAGGATGTTGTTAGAAAAATGAATAAACTGGGCATGATGGTAGATCTATCACATGTTGGTGAAAAGACTTTTTATGATGTATTGGATGTCGCGACCAAACCGGTACTGGTGTCGCACAGTAATGCTTACAAATTAACTCCTCATTTCCGAAATTTAAAAGATGCCCAGTTGGAAGCTCTGAAGAAAAATGGGGGAGTGGTAGGTGTTAATTTTTACTCTGGTTTTCTGGATAAAAATTATGAAAAGCGTGTCAAAAAATTGTACAAGAAGCAATTTGGTCTTCAAGGCGATTATACCCTCTCTGCTTCTGATCAATATGGGATATTGTCTGTGGAAAATAAACATATTGCAGATGTGCCTTTGTCTTTACTCTTGGATCATATTGATTATCTGGTGCAAAAAATTGGTATTGATCATGTTGCCATCGGATCTGACTATGACGGTATAGAGTCAGCCCCTCGAGGATTAGAAGATGTAAGTAAATTACCGAATTTGACAAAGGCTTTACTGAAAAGGGGCTATGATCAGTCGGACCTTGAAAAGCTTATGGGATTAAACTTTTTAAGAATACTAAAAGAAAATGAAAACTAG